One Desulforhopalus sp. DNA segment encodes these proteins:
- a CDS encoding ferredoxin: protein MGVKVTLDDGECIGCQSCIELCPDVFGFDDETEKAYVYDQYADDEECIEDAAAACPVDCIDVEEE from the coding sequence ATGGGGGTAAAAGTTACTTTGGATGATGGGGAATGTATCGGTTGTCAAAGCTGCATAGAGCTTTGCCCCGATGTATTCGGATTTGATGACGAGACGGAGAAGGCCTACGTCTATGATCAGTATGCTGACGATGAAGAGTGCATCGAAGACGCGGCTGCCGCCTGCCCGGTTGATTGTATTGACGTTGAGGAAGAATAA
- the nuoB gene encoding NADH-quinone oxidoreductase subunit NuoB, whose protein sequence is MALGFEAHLGNTVITTKLDAIINWGRENSLWPFIFGTACCAIEFMSAAASQHDISRFGAEVVRFSPRQADLLLVCGTISYKQAPILKRIYEQMPLPKWVVAMGACASSGGMYDNYCTVQGIDTIIPVDVYISGCPPRPEAILDALMKIQKQIEGETILQDRHKDFKGILD, encoded by the coding sequence TTGGCGTTAGGATTTGAGGCTCATCTCGGCAATACGGTCATCACCACCAAACTTGATGCGATCATCAATTGGGGGCGCGAAAACTCCCTGTGGCCCTTTATTTTTGGCACCGCCTGCTGCGCTATTGAGTTCATGAGCGCAGCAGCCAGTCAGCACGATATCTCCCGTTTCGGCGCGGAGGTGGTCCGGTTTTCCCCCCGCCAGGCGGATCTTCTTCTGGTATGCGGCACAATCAGTTACAAACAGGCTCCGATACTCAAACGCATCTACGAGCAGATGCCCTTGCCCAAGTGGGTCGTCGCCATGGGTGCCTGTGCAAGTTCTGGAGGAATGTACGATAACTACTGCACCGTTCAAGGCATCGACACCATCATACCTGTAGATGTATATATCTCCGGTTGCCCTCCAAGACCTGAGGCAATTCTCGATGCCTTGATGAAAATCCAAAAACAGATTGAAGGGGAAACTATTCTGCAAGACCGCCATAAAGACTTTAAGGGGATTCTCGACTGA
- a CDS encoding cold-shock protein has protein sequence MAEGTVKWFNNSKGFGFIQQDGGKDVFVHHSAIKGEGFRSLEEGQRVKFDIVEGQKGPAAENVVKL, from the coding sequence ATGGCGGAAGGGACAGTGAAATGGTTTAATAATTCTAAGGGATTCGGTTTCATTCAGCAGGATGGAGGGAAAGATGTCTTCGTCCATCACTCGGCCATCAAGGGCGAGGGTTTCAGATCTCTTGAGGAAGGACAAAGGGTGAAGTTTGATATCGTCGAGGGGCAGAAAGGTCCAGCCGCAGAGAACGTTGTGAAACTCTAA
- a CDS encoding glycosyltransferase family 39 protein: MNRETTAHSQRNDLPLPFLLALFGYFALHIALRVAVSGSLDYDEAEQALLGQWLLAGYTEQPPLYTWVQYLLFGLFGKNVFAVSLLKNGLLLCTYISVFFAAREILHDHRRAILATLSLLFIPQIAWESQRDMTHTTLVVFAAAATLWQVLRLIRKQSVTNYCIFGLLLGMGVLGKANFFLFLTVLLLTLLSFSEGRKVLISQKILVSLLIAAAVTSIYAVWMINNQDIVFSATHKFKRAVENYWQKGVISLFTNSFLFLTPLWLIWLLIFPQGFRPTGPNNSGFHRQFIGRYLLLLFFCLLVVVIVGKVTYVKDRWLQPLLFIAPIYFFARLSPGAISQSRFKLFLRIAAAVALVIYLAFAMRVVGASYINRFCRMNYPFAPIAEDMRRLGFAEGLIISDDRFIAGNLHFQFPTSTALVPEYHFERLVDPASSPSIAVVWETANRGKIPSDLKEYLEKTFNLPVTDFPVHYLEHIYLFGRTETVTLAFTLLPLPGNKVELSSLSAQMERKPLRNKQE, from the coding sequence ATGAACAGAGAAACCACCGCCCACAGCCAGCGAAACGATCTCCCCTTGCCGTTTCTCCTGGCCCTCTTTGGCTATTTTGCCCTGCATATTGCCCTGCGGGTGGCCGTCTCCGGCTCTCTCGATTATGATGAGGCGGAACAGGCCCTGCTTGGCCAATGGCTTTTGGCCGGCTATACCGAACAACCACCTCTTTATACCTGGGTTCAATACCTCCTTTTTGGCCTTTTCGGAAAAAACGTCTTCGCCGTCAGCCTGTTAAAAAACGGCCTTCTCCTCTGTACCTACATCTCGGTATTTTTTGCCGCCCGGGAAATCCTCCATGACCATCGCCGGGCAATCCTCGCGACCCTTTCCCTGCTCTTCATTCCCCAGATCGCCTGGGAATCCCAGCGAGACATGACCCACACCACCCTGGTGGTCTTCGCCGCTGCCGCAACCCTCTGGCAGGTATTGCGACTAATTCGAAAGCAAAGTGTCACGAACTATTGCATCTTCGGTCTGCTTCTTGGCATGGGAGTCCTCGGTAAGGCCAACTTCTTCCTTTTTCTGACGGTGCTATTGCTCACTCTCCTGTCTTTTTCCGAAGGGCGAAAAGTGCTCATCTCGCAAAAAATCCTGGTAAGCCTGCTTATTGCCGCAGCAGTTACCAGCATCTACGCAGTATGGATGATCAACAACCAGGATATCGTCTTTTCCGCCACCCACAAATTCAAACGTGCGGTGGAGAATTACTGGCAAAAAGGGGTTATCAGTCTCTTTACCAATAGTTTTCTCTTTCTCACGCCGCTGTGGCTCATCTGGCTTCTGATCTTTCCTCAGGGTTTTCGCCCAACCGGCCCGAACAACAGCGGCTTTCACCGGCAATTCATCGGAAGGTACCTTTTGCTGCTCTTCTTCTGCCTCCTCGTCGTGGTAATCGTCGGTAAGGTTACCTACGTCAAAGATCGGTGGCTACAGCCTTTGCTGTTTATCGCGCCAATCTATTTCTTTGCACGGCTCTCTCCAGGCGCAATTAGTCAAAGCCGTTTTAAACTTTTTCTCCGAATTGCAGCAGCCGTCGCTCTGGTGATATATCTTGCCTTCGCAATGCGAGTGGTGGGCGCCTCCTACATCAACCGATTTTGCCGGATGAACTATCCCTTTGCTCCCATAGCGGAAGACATGCGCCGCCTTGGTTTTGCTGAGGGTCTGATTATCAGCGATGATCGTTTCATCGCCGGTAATCTTCACTTCCAGTTCCCAACCAGCACTGCCCTTGTCCCGGAATACCATTTCGAAAGGCTCGTCGATCCGGCCAGTTCACCCTCCATCGCAGTGGTATGGGAAACAGCGAACAGAGGGAAAATCCCAAGTGATCTGAAAGAATACCTTGAGAAAACCTTTAATCTCCCGGTCACCGACTTTCCGGTTCACTACCTGGAACACATCTATCTTTTTGGGAGAACCGAAACCGTCACTCTGGCCTTTACCCTCCTGCCTTTACCCGGAAATAAAGTTGAGTTGAGCAGCTTGTCTGCGCAAATGGAACGTAAGCCCTTGCGGAATAAACAAGAGTAA
- a CDS encoding DOMON-like domain-containing protein, which yields MDKEHGYPFQLRPFASTREAKALSLGGWLARLPGILTVEYQLAGDLRNITWPAPGAGVTRRHELWRHTCFELFFAIPGQPAYWEINLGPDGSWNVYSFAAYRQGMREEAAIDQLPCQTWQKDGMFSLSCRIDTSRLCVDAREIAVAIAGVVVFADGATSHWAIEHPEVQPDFHSRQGFSLVLPGVTDPS from the coding sequence ATGGACAAGGAGCATGGTTATCCTTTTCAATTGCGACCATTCGCCTCCACTAGGGAAGCAAAGGCCTTGTCACTCGGTGGATGGCTTGCTCGATTACCGGGAATCCTTACTGTTGAGTATCAACTAGCAGGAGATTTGCGGAACATTACCTGGCCAGCTCCCGGCGCAGGTGTTACAAGGCGTCATGAACTGTGGCGGCATACCTGCTTTGAGCTTTTTTTTGCCATTCCGGGGCAACCCGCTTATTGGGAGATCAATCTTGGCCCGGACGGCAGCTGGAATGTTTACTCTTTCGCCGCGTATCGGCAGGGCATGCGTGAGGAGGCAGCTATCGACCAGCTACCTTGCCAGACATGGCAAAAAGATGGAATGTTCTCTCTATCATGCCGGATCGATACGAGCAGACTTTGTGTGGACGCCAGAGAAATCGCCGTAGCGATTGCCGGGGTGGTCGTATTCGCCGACGGCGCCACCAGCCATTGGGCCATCGAACATCCGGAGGTTCAGCCGGATTTCCATAGTCGACAGGGATTTAGTCTTGTGCTGCCGGGAGTGACGGATCCCTCTTGA
- the ndhC gene encoding NADH-quinone oxidoreductase subunit A gives MSTELILSAATLIGIAALVPCLMILTAFLGPRSRGKIKDEAYESGIGPIIGAVDQKFSVKFYLLAILFLIFDIEAVFMYPWAVCVRELGWFGFVEMVTFMLLLVTGLIYILKKGVLNWR, from the coding sequence ATGTCAACGGAACTGATTCTCTCGGCGGCGACCTTAATCGGCATTGCCGCACTCGTTCCCTGTCTCATGATCCTGACCGCATTTTTAGGGCCCAGGTCTCGGGGAAAAATCAAAGACGAGGCATATGAAAGCGGCATTGGCCCAATCATCGGCGCGGTCGACCAAAAATTCAGCGTCAAATTCTATCTTCTCGCAATTCTCTTTCTGATTTTCGATATTGAAGCGGTCTTCATGTACCCGTGGGCGGTATGTGTCCGTGAACTCGGCTGGTTCGGTTTTGTCGAGATGGTGACTTTTATGCTGCTCCTCGTCACCGGACTCATCTACATTCTGAAGAAGGGGGTGCTCAATTGGCGTTAG
- a CDS encoding sulfide/dihydroorotate dehydrogenase-like FAD/NAD-binding protein gives MFKIVNREEMSQGTVILNEIEAPLIAKKAKPGQFVILKANEEGERIPLTMAETNPAKGTITIIYMVVGKSTALFRDLKVGEGYQDVIGPLGKATHLEKVGKVVCVGGGTGVAVLHPITRGLKEIGNDVTCIIGARNKGLLIMENHMKAASHDLRICTDDGSYGHHGFVTDVLKDVLKGGDIKLVVAIGPVPMMKAVSNITKEFNVSTMVSLNPIMVDGTGMCGGCRVTVGGQTKFACVDGPEFDGHLVDFDELMLRLRAYQEEERKCHQDYCNLRDAK, from the coding sequence ATGTTTAAGATCGTAAACCGCGAAGAAATGTCTCAAGGAACCGTAATTCTTAATGAAATTGAGGCACCATTAATTGCCAAAAAAGCAAAACCCGGACAATTCGTAATACTCAAGGCCAATGAGGAAGGTGAGCGAATCCCCCTCACCATGGCTGAAACAAACCCCGCCAAAGGCACAATCACTATCATTTACATGGTCGTTGGCAAGTCAACTGCCCTTTTCCGGGATCTGAAGGTGGGAGAGGGATATCAGGATGTTATCGGGCCTCTGGGAAAAGCTACCCATCTGGAAAAGGTTGGCAAGGTTGTCTGCGTTGGTGGCGGTACCGGGGTTGCAGTGCTCCACCCCATCACCAGGGGTCTCAAGGAGATCGGCAACGATGTTACCTGTATCATTGGTGCGCGCAATAAAGGGCTACTGATTATGGAAAACCACATGAAAGCGGCCTCCCATGATTTGCGCATCTGTACCGATGACGGTTCCTACGGCCACCATGGCTTTGTTACCGATGTCCTAAAAGATGTCCTCAAAGGCGGTGATATCAAACTGGTTGTGGCCATCGGCCCGGTCCCCATGATGAAGGCAGTTAGCAACATAACCAAGGAGTTTAACGTCTCCACCATGGTCAGCCTTAATCCAATCATGGTCGACGGCACCGGGATGTGTGGCGGCTGCAGGGTGACCGTGGGTGGCCAGACAAAATTTGCTTGCGTTGACGGCCCTGAATTTGACGGTCACCTGGTCGACTTTGACGAACTCATGCTGCGGCTCAGGGCCTACCAGGAAGAGGAACGAAAATGTCATCAAGACTACTGCAACCTCCGCGATGCCAAATAA
- a CDS encoding DUF2062 domain-containing protein, translated as MAVFPPPQIKRNRLLRLRPALRWVLRLRSSPRSIAGGLGLGMFIAFTPTVGIQIILAIIAATICNVNRAATIAPVWITNPVTVAPVYTFNYWLGTFIWPGPPLAEVKELFTNLGTALTHLQFWDMKEALLAMLQLSTDILIPLLIGSVEVGVVSGILTYIVSLKLLSVFFRRRAKKRLLNNQP; from the coding sequence ATGGCAGTTTTTCCCCCACCGCAAATAAAACGGAATCGACTCCTTCGCCTAAGACCCGCCTTGCGCTGGGTGCTGAGGTTGCGGAGTTCGCCACGGTCCATCGCCGGAGGCCTGGGACTTGGCATGTTTATCGCCTTCACCCCCACTGTCGGCATCCAGATTATCCTGGCCATTATAGCGGCGACCATTTGTAACGTTAATCGGGCTGCGACAATTGCCCCGGTGTGGATAACCAATCCGGTCACCGTCGCCCCCGTTTATACCTTCAACTATTGGCTGGGCACTTTCATCTGGCCTGGCCCGCCGCTCGCCGAAGTAAAGGAGCTCTTCACCAATCTTGGCACCGCCTTGACCCACCTGCAATTCTGGGACATGAAAGAAGCACTCTTAGCAATGCTGCAGCTCAGCACCGATATCCTCATCCCCTTACTGATTGGCAGTGTCGAGGTGGGGGTGGTGTCGGGGATACTCACCTATATCGTTTCCCTCAAGCTGCTTTCCGTCTTTTTTCGGCGAAGGGCAAAGAAAAGGCTGCTGAACAACCAACCTTGA
- a CDS encoding MBL fold metallo-hydrolase, giving the protein MHVSFLGATREVTGSFHTLTTDSDTILLDCGLFQGKRKEAEAKNRVLPVDPKILTNMILSHAHVDHSGRLPLLTKNGFTGQIFCSRATAAATAYLLRDSAKIQEGDASYLNYKTAKSFLAKVKSGNGKVVSADELQTIKSMLKFGDHGLRSEVIEKLLAEHHLEVVTPLYTMEEVEETLGHFQGIPYNETVAIGKGLTCTLYDAGHILGSAMSVIQYQGSKGQAKTVLYSGDLGRFNKPIIKDPTLDFPEEHRDIDLLIMESTYGNREHEPMQDMKPLLKKVLLDTFDRGGSIIVPAFAYGRTQELLYFLHELYLAKEVPAMPVWVDSPLATQITHVFGEHPETYDQQTHDAFLKRGLNPFDFPQLKFIQSVEESMALNRDQRSHIVLAGSGMCEGGRVLHHLRHKIHDERNTVLIVGYMGQNTFGRHLQEVGDKYNAEGREGLAPMVRFYNKDYPLRAHVVTLGGFSAHGDRQELLRVLKASNLKVKKIALVHGEEEQTLAFAEYLRLEGYEVMVPLHGQSLAV; this is encoded by the coding sequence ATGCATGTTTCATTTCTTGGCGCAACGCGAGAGGTTACCGGTTCGTTTCATACCCTGACAACCGATTCTGACACTATCCTCCTCGACTGTGGGCTCTTTCAAGGCAAGCGTAAAGAGGCGGAGGCGAAGAACCGGGTACTGCCGGTTGATCCAAAAATTCTGACAAATATGATTCTTTCGCATGCCCATGTCGATCACTCCGGGCGTCTGCCGCTGCTAACAAAAAACGGCTTTACTGGCCAGATATTTTGCTCCCGAGCCACCGCCGCCGCAACTGCTTACCTGCTCCGCGACTCGGCGAAGATACAGGAGGGTGATGCTTCCTATCTCAACTATAAAACCGCCAAATCCTTTTTAGCAAAGGTGAAATCCGGCAATGGCAAGGTGGTCTCGGCTGACGAGCTGCAGACGATAAAGAGTATGCTGAAGTTCGGAGATCATGGGTTACGCAGTGAAGTTATCGAAAAGCTGCTGGCAGAGCACCACCTTGAGGTGGTCACTCCCCTGTATACCATGGAGGAGGTTGAGGAAACGCTTGGTCATTTTCAAGGCATCCCCTATAATGAAACGGTCGCTATCGGCAAGGGATTAACCTGTACACTCTATGATGCCGGGCATATCCTCGGGTCGGCCATGTCGGTTATCCAGTACCAGGGGAGCAAAGGCCAGGCAAAAACTGTACTGTACTCCGGCGATTTGGGACGTTTCAACAAGCCGATCATCAAAGATCCAACCCTTGATTTTCCCGAAGAACACCGCGATATCGATTTGTTGATTATGGAAAGTACCTATGGTAATCGGGAACACGAACCGATGCAGGACATGAAACCTCTGCTGAAAAAGGTCCTGCTCGACACCTTTGACCGGGGTGGTTCAATTATCGTTCCGGCCTTTGCCTATGGGCGAACCCAGGAGCTCCTGTATTTTCTTCACGAGCTGTATCTCGCCAAGGAGGTGCCGGCCATGCCAGTGTGGGTGGACAGCCCCCTGGCCACTCAGATCACCCATGTTTTTGGTGAACATCCGGAGACCTACGACCAGCAAACCCATGATGCCTTCCTCAAAAGGGGGCTTAATCCCTTTGACTTTCCTCAGTTGAAATTTATTCAGAGCGTTGAGGAATCTATGGCTCTGAACCGCGATCAACGGTCACACATAGTCCTTGCCGGATCTGGCATGTGTGAGGGTGGAAGGGTGCTGCACCATCTTCGCCATAAGATCCACGACGAGCGAAACACGGTCCTGATTGTCGGTTATATGGGGCAAAATACCTTCGGCCGACACCTGCAGGAGGTTGGCGACAAATACAATGCCGAAGGCCGGGAAGGCCTGGCCCCAATGGTACGTTTTTATAATAAAGACTATCCCCTGCGGGCCCATGTGGTGACACTGGGCGGATTCAGCGCCCATGGGGATCGTCAGGAGTTGCTGCGGGTGTTGAAGGCTTCCAATCTGAAGGTTAAAAAGATTGCGTTGGTGCACGGTGAGGAGGAACAAACCCTGGCCTTTGCCGAATATCTGCGGCTTGAGGGATACGAGGTAATGGTGCCGTTGCACGGTCAAAGCCTTGCTGTATAG
- a CDS encoding lipid-A-disaccharide synthase N-terminal domain-containing protein: MNQYIVFAIGFIAQILFSARLLVQWISSEKAGRVLSPLIFWQLSIIASFLLVLYGVLRHDLAILLGQSVTYGIYIRNLYFHDFWKKVPRFAQILIIAFPILALIWLLSGETYHLQKIIGNKDVSFALMCWGLAGQIVFTFRFVIQWYSSERKKQSLLPINFWIFSIIGSLMVLSYAIIRKDPVLFVGQIFGFVVYFRNTMLWLRQRGKLNTE, from the coding sequence ATGAATCAATATATCGTCTTCGCCATCGGTTTTATTGCCCAGATTCTTTTCTCGGCGAGACTCCTTGTCCAATGGATATCTTCGGAAAAAGCGGGACGCGTGCTCTCTCCCTTAATTTTCTGGCAACTAAGCATTATCGCGTCCTTTCTGCTCGTGCTCTACGGTGTTCTGCGCCATGATCTGGCCATCCTGCTCGGCCAATCGGTGACCTACGGCATTTACATCCGCAATCTCTATTTCCACGATTTTTGGAAAAAGGTCCCGCGCTTTGCACAAATCCTAATAATTGCCTTTCCGATCCTGGCCCTTATCTGGCTGCTCAGCGGCGAGACCTATCATCTGCAAAAAATAATCGGTAATAAAGATGTTTCCTTCGCTCTCATGTGCTGGGGACTGGCCGGACAGATTGTCTTCACCTTCCGGTTTGTCATTCAATGGTACTCTTCCGAGAGGAAAAAACAATCGCTTCTGCCAATAAATTTTTGGATCTTCAGCATCATCGGCTCACTGATGGTCCTCAGCTATGCAATCATCCGCAAGGACCCCGTCCTGTTTGTCGGACAGATCTTTGGCTTTGTCGTTTACTTTAGAAACACTATGCTTTGGCTGCGGCAACGCGGCAAGCTGAACACCGAATGA
- a CDS encoding U32 family peptidase → MGKRRIELLAPAKNLACGLAAIDHGADAVYIGGPHFGARAAAANSLTDIAKLVDAAHLFRARVYVALNTIFDDRELALAVRLVHQLYDIGVDALIIQDMGLLECQLPPIPLHASTQTNNRTAQKVQFLEKVGFRQIVLARELSLAEIRAIRSATTSTLEFFVHGALCVSYSGQCYISEVIAGRSANRGECAQFCRHQYTLQDGKGKVFVRDRHLLSLKDLDLSANLADLIDAGIDSFKIEGRLKDEGYVKNITAFYRQALDKLIDADAGLQRSSSGRCKYSFTPDTAKSFNRGKTEYYLLHKRNTPGALDSPKSIGQELGRVVQSGQGVFALATDKEVNNGDGLCFFGPDGVLTGIKVNRVDGGKIYLRDAVVVAVGTLVYRNADTAFAKRLAQSDQCRTMAVRLSLCEIADGLQLTVTDEDGIVSCTAAKATKEVAKKAASLTVMAEKQLKKSGGTVFSVEEVTVNLQPESFYPAAVFNDLRRTALAGHQERRLREYRGERVEPTVNEYRWPADQLSYQDNIGNRKALEFYRRHGITKIQPSGLRAGDVVDCDLMTCRYCLKAQLGMCSKMAGNTPEITEPLVIVDNTGEYQLVFDCHKCEMTVRKRQN, encoded by the coding sequence ATGGGCAAACGCAGGATAGAATTGTTGGCACCTGCCAAAAATCTTGCTTGTGGACTTGCAGCCATTGACCATGGCGCCGACGCAGTCTACATCGGTGGACCGCATTTTGGAGCCAGGGCCGCAGCCGCCAACAGTCTTACCGATATCGCGAAGCTGGTGGATGCTGCCCATCTGTTTCGGGCACGGGTTTATGTCGCGCTGAACACCATCTTTGATGATCGCGAACTGGCCCTTGCTGTCCGCCTCGTTCACCAGCTTTATGACATTGGCGTAGATGCCCTCATCATTCAGGATATGGGGCTGCTGGAGTGCCAATTGCCGCCTATTCCCCTGCATGCCTCGACCCAGACCAACAACCGTACCGCGCAGAAGGTACAATTTCTTGAGAAAGTCGGATTCCGGCAGATAGTTTTAGCCCGGGAATTGAGTCTTGCCGAAATTCGGGCGATTCGCAGCGCAACCACATCAACCCTCGAGTTTTTCGTCCATGGTGCCCTGTGCGTTTCCTATAGCGGTCAGTGTTATATAAGCGAGGTCATCGCCGGGCGGAGCGCCAACCGTGGTGAGTGCGCCCAGTTCTGCCGCCATCAATATACCCTGCAAGACGGCAAGGGGAAGGTTTTTGTCCGTGACCGCCATCTGCTCAGTCTGAAGGACCTTGATCTCTCCGCCAACCTTGCCGATCTCATCGATGCCGGCATAGATTCCTTCAAGATTGAGGGGCGATTGAAAGATGAAGGGTATGTGAAAAATATAACCGCCTTTTATCGCCAGGCTCTGGACAAGCTTATTGATGCCGATGCCGGGCTGCAGCGCAGCTCGTCGGGGCGATGCAAGTATTCCTTTACTCCCGATACCGCTAAATCGTTTAATCGGGGGAAGACCGAGTATTACCTCCTCCACAAAAGAAATACCCCAGGGGCACTGGACAGCCCGAAATCAATAGGCCAGGAATTGGGCCGGGTGGTTCAGTCGGGGCAAGGGGTTTTCGCACTTGCCACCGACAAAGAAGTCAATAACGGCGATGGCCTGTGTTTTTTTGGGCCAGATGGGGTACTTACCGGCATCAAGGTAAACCGGGTTGATGGCGGAAAGATCTACCTGCGGGATGCCGTGGTGGTTGCGGTTGGAACCCTCGTCTATCGCAACGCTGACACAGCCTTTGCCAAGCGCCTTGCCCAGAGTGATCAATGTCGAACCATGGCGGTGCGGCTATCACTTTGCGAAATTGCCGACGGTTTGCAGCTGACAGTAACCGATGAGGACGGCATTGTTTCCTGCACTGCCGCCAAAGCCACAAAAGAGGTGGCCAAGAAGGCGGCATCACTTACTGTTATGGCGGAGAAACAGCTGAAAAAAAGTGGCGGTACGGTATTTTCGGTAGAGGAGGTGACCGTAAACCTTCAGCCGGAGTCTTTTTACCCAGCGGCGGTTTTTAATGATCTGCGGCGTACAGCCCTTGCCGGGCATCAGGAGCGCCGACTGCGAGAGTACCGTGGCGAACGCGTCGAGCCGACAGTCAACGAATATCGCTGGCCGGCGGATCAGCTGAGTTATCAGGATAACATCGGCAACCGCAAGGCCCTGGAGTTTTACCGGCGGCATGGCATCACCAAGATCCAACCATCCGGATTGCGTGCCGGGGATGTGGTGGATTGCGACCTGATGACCTGCAGATACTGTCTGAAGGCGCAGCTGGGAATGTGTTCGAAGATGGCCGGCAATACCCCGGAGATTACAGAACCACTCGTTATCGTCGATAATACCGGAGAGTATCAACTGGTCTTTGATTGTCACAAATGTGAAATGACCGTCCGAAAACGCCAGAATTAA
- the gltA gene encoding NADPH-dependent glutamate synthase: MSETADKKAQKARVAMPEQEPKIRARNFLEVPTGYTVKMAQEEASRCLQCKKPGCVEGCPVGVDIPGFIDLIAQGDMTGAIRNLWGKNALPAVCGRVCPQEVQCEGRCIVGKKGQPVAIGNLERFCADYEREHGTGELPPKAAPTGKKIAVVGSGPSGLTVAGDLIVKGHDVTIFEAFHKPGGVLVYGIPEFRLPKAIVAQEVNFLERLGVKVQCNAVVGRTVSLDELFGEGYDAIYVGVGAGLPKFMNIPGENYVGILSANEYLTRANLMKAYKYPEVDTPIPLGKNVVVLGAGNVAMDSARTAMRLGADSVKIVYRRSRDEMPARSAEIHHAEEEGIELCLLTNPTRYIGNENGRLTGMECLRMELGEPDASGRRRPVAVKGSEFEIACDLCIVAVGSGANPLLTSETPDMKLNKWGNVLADEKNGKTTKRGVWAGGDIVTGAATVILAMGAGRAAANSIHEYLTLGW; this comes from the coding sequence ATGTCAGAAACAGCAGATAAGAAAGCGCAGAAAGCCAGAGTCGCCATGCCCGAGCAAGAACCAAAAATCAGGGCTCGAAATTTCTTGGAGGTACCCACCGGCTATACCGTCAAAATGGCCCAGGAAGAGGCCTCAAGGTGCCTGCAATGTAAAAAACCCGGTTGCGTTGAAGGTTGCCCGGTAGGTGTTGATATACCAGGTTTTATTGATCTCATTGCCCAAGGCGACATGACTGGAGCCATCCGCAACCTGTGGGGCAAAAATGCTTTACCTGCTGTCTGCGGCCGGGTTTGCCCGCAAGAGGTACAGTGTGAGGGAAGATGCATCGTCGGCAAGAAAGGCCAGCCCGTAGCTATCGGCAACCTCGAACGATTCTGCGCTGACTACGAGCGAGAGCACGGCACCGGCGAATTGCCGCCTAAGGCAGCCCCTACCGGGAAAAAGATCGCTGTCGTCGGATCTGGGCCATCCGGTCTCACTGTGGCCGGTGATCTTATTGTCAAAGGCCATGACGTCACAATCTTTGAGGCCTTCCATAAACCAGGCGGCGTTCTGGTGTACGGCATTCCCGAATTCCGTCTTCCGAAAGCCATTGTCGCCCAAGAGGTTAATTTTCTTGAGAGACTTGGAGTCAAAGTGCAATGTAATGCCGTAGTTGGCCGTACCGTTTCCCTGGACGAGCTCTTCGGCGAGGGCTACGATGCCATCTATGTCGGTGTCGGTGCCGGACTACCGAAATTCATGAATATTCCAGGTGAAAATTATGTTGGCATCCTCTCCGCCAACGAATACCTGACCCGCGCCAATCTCATGAAGGCCTATAAATATCCGGAGGTTGACACCCCCATTCCTCTCGGTAAAAACGTCGTCGTGCTCGGCGCCGGCAACGTGGCTATGGACTCGGCGCGGACAGCGATGCGCCTGGGCGCGGACAGCGTGAAGATCGTCTATCGCCGCTCCCGCGATGAAATGCCGGCCCGTAGCGCTGAGATCCACCATGCCGAAGAGGAAGGCATTGAACTCTGCTTGCTCACCAATCCGACCCGCTACATCGGCAATGAAAATGGCAGGCTTACCGGCATGGAGTGCCTGCGTATGGAACTCGGGGAACCCGATGCCTCCGGGAGACGCCGCCCGGTAGCAGTCAAGGGCTCGGAGTTTGAAATTGCTTGCGATCTGTGTATCGTCGCCGTCGGCTCAGGTGCCAATCCCTTGCTCACCAGTGAAACCCCGGATATGAAACTCAACAAATGGGGTAATGTTCTGGCCGATGAGAAAAACGGTAAAACCACCAAGCGAGGCGTCTGGGCTGGTGGCGATATCGTCACTGGGGCAGCAACCGTCATTCTGGCCATGGGTGCCGGAAGGGCGGCAGCGAATTCCATCCATGAATATTTGACCCTTGGTTGGTAA